In Streptomyces liangshanensis, the DNA window CTTCGACGATCCGGGTGAGCTGGCTCGTCAGTATCGACAGGTGCGTCTCGGTCACGCCGCTGTTCTCGCGGGCGAGCGTGTCGTACGTGGCGAACAGCTCCGGGTCGTCGCCCGCCTTGTGCCGCTTGGCCTCGAACAGGGCCATGAGCCAGCCGCGCAGCTTCTCCGCGCCCCCGGGGGTGATGGCGTCGGTGATGCTCTCCAGCGTGATCTCCGTACGCTCCAGCCAGCGCTGGGTGACCGCCTCGCGGAGCGCGGCCTTCGTCCGGAAGTGGCGGTACACGCTCCCGTGGCTGACACCCAGCAGCCGTGCCACGTCGACCACCGTGGCCTTCGCCGGACCGTAACGGCGCAGGACCTCTTCGGTCGCTTCGAGGATGCGCTCGGCGGTCAGGGTCTCGGTGGTCATCGGGGGAGCGACCTTTCATGGCTGGTACGGCGGCCCTTACCCGTCGACATTACCCGCCACCCGCCCGCCGGGTCGGCCTCCTGTCCGCGGCGCACGCCGCTCAGTGTTCGCTGTCGAGGTGCGCCATCTGGGAGCTCGGGTACCGGTCGCCCTGGGCCGCGCCGGCCGGGACGGCCCGCTCGATGGCGGCCAGGTCGTCGGCGTCGAGCGTCACGGTGAGCGCACCGAGGGACTCGGCCAGCCGGTCGCGGTGACGGGCGCCGACCAGCGGCACGATGTCCTCACCCCGGGACAGCACCCAGGCGATGGCCGTCTGCGCGACGGTCACCCCCTTCTGCTCCGCGACCTTGCGCAGGGACTCGACCAGATCGAGGTTGTGGCGGAGGTTCTCCCCCTGGAAGCGGGGGCTGATCGCCCGGAAGTCGGTTGCCGCCAGCTCGCGGTCCGGCGTGAAGTGGCCGCTGATGAGACCGCGCGACAGCACCCCGTACGCCGTGATGCCTATGCCCAGCTCCCGGGCGGTCGGCAGGATCGTGTCCTCGATGCCGCGCGAGATCAGCGAGTACTCGATCTGGAGGTCGGATATCGGGGCGACGGACGCCGCCCGGCGGAGGGTGTCCGCGCCGGCCTCCGAGAGCCCGATGTGCCGCACATGGCCCGCCTGGACCAGCTCGGCGATCGCGCCGACCGTCTCCTCGACGGGCACGGCCGGGTCGACGCGCGCGATCCGGTAGATGTCGATGTGGTCCGTGCCCAGGCGCTGCAAGGAATACGCCGCGAAGTTCCGCACCGCCGCCGGGCGGCCGTCGACCGGGCCCCACCCGTTGTCGGGGTCGCGCATGCCGCCGAACTTCACGCTGATCACCGCACGCTCACGGGCGCCCGCGGGGGCGGTGCGCAGCGCTTCGTTGATCAGCATCTCGTTGCTGCCCATGCCGTAGAAGTCGCCCGTGTCGATCAGGGTGACACCGGCGTCGAGCGCGGCATGCAGCGTGGCGAGGGACTCGGCGCGGTCCCCGCCCTCGTACAGCGCGGACATGCCCATCGCGCCCAGGCCGAGCGCGGAGACCTGCGGGCCGGTCGAGCCGAGCCGGCGGGTGGGGACGGGGGAGGGGGTGCCCGAGGCGGGGGTGGTCACGGGCGTCGTCTTCTCGGAAGATGTCATGCGACAAGAGTGGCATGACCGATGACAGATTTCAATATCTGTCATTCACTACTTCGGGGGACCCGTCCGGGGGTTTCGGCCGATGTGGGCGAATAACCGCGTGACGGCCGCCCCCCACCCGGTGGTAGCGTCACTGGCATGTTCTTCCAGATCTACGAGTGAGCGCGCGGCGGCCACGGCCCGCCCCCCACCGACGATTCCGCAGATCACTTCACATCACTTCGGGAGAACCCCGTGGCAAAGAGCCGCAACAACCTTCTCGGCGTCGGCGGGCAGCGCAAGAAGCTGTCCCGCGCCGACCAGCAGGGCAACGGCCCCGCCCGTAACGCCGACCGCGCGGTCGCCGCCGACCAGAAGCAGGAGCTGCTCCGCAAGATGCGCGAGCGCGCCGCGGGCGGCGAAGACCAGCAGGCCGACGGCGCCGAAGGCGCCGCGGGTGGGGCGGCCGAGACCGAGACGCCCGCGTCCTGACCTGACACACAGCGATACACGGCGATACACCGCGATACACCGCGTGCCCGTACCCAACGCCAGGCGTTGGGTACGGGCACGCGGTGCTTCACGTCACCGCGATGCGGTGCGGCGCGTCAGCTCATCGCTTCGGGGCGTACCGCGCCGAGTACTCGGCGAGCTTCTCCTCGAACGGCCCGGCCTGCTGAAGCCCGTTCTCGAACGACTGCCTCACCCACTCCCGCACCTCGGGCGTCGCCAGCGCGGCCAGGAACAGGCGGGCCTGCGCCGCGAGTTCGGCCTCCTCCGGGAGCGTGCGCGGATCGACCTCGCTCTTCAGCTCCCGGATCGTACTGACCGAGAACCCGGAGACACGCGTCACGAACGCGTCGACGAACGCCTCGAACTCCGCGTCCGGGACCGCCCTGTTGACGTATCCGTACCGCTCCGCGAGCTCGCCGTCGAAGTCCTCGCCACCCGCCATGATCTCCAGCGCCCGCCCGCGCCCCACCAGGCGCGGCAGGCGCGCGACACCGCCCCCGCCCGGGATGGCACCGGCCGTCACCTCGAACTGGCCCAGCACGGCCCGCTCCCGGCTCGCGAACCGGATGTCGGTGGCGAGCACGAACTCACTGCCCGCCCCCCGGGCGCGCCCGCGGATCGCGCTCACGGTCAGCGCGGGGACCTTGCTCAGGCGGACCAGCACGTCCGTGAACGGCGTCAGGCCCTCCACCAGAGGTGGCTGGCCCGCGAGCGCCGAACCGTCGTCGGCGAGGTCCCAGTGCGCGAGGAAGTAGTCGGGATCGGCGCTCTCGAAGAGGATCACCGCGAGGTCCGGATCGTTCTCCGCCGCCTCCAGGATCGCGCGCAACTCGATGATGAACTGCGACCCCACCAGGTTGACCGGCGGATTCTCGATGGACACCCGCCACAGGGAGGCGGAGGACCTGGTGAGGGTGAGTTGTGTCATGAAAAGGAAGATATCGGGCGAATCAACGTTTCACGGCCCCCGACTCGTACCCGCATGACCGGATGTCCCCCGACGGGCAGCGGCGGGGCTGATGTCAGAGGGGTCCGGTTGGATGGGGACGTGACTGTCTACGACGTAGCCCGCCGGCTTCCCGCCATCGCCGACCTGCGGGACCTGTGCCGCTCGCTTGCGATGCTCGACGCGATCCTGAGCCCGGAGTGGGAGAGCCGATACCACTCCTTCGCCGCCGATTGGGCGGAAGGCGAGGAAATGGCCTCGATGCGCGACGGGTCAGGAGACGACTGGTCCATCGTCTTCTCGGCGGCCGGGGCCTACATACGGGGCTTCGGCCACGAATCGCCGATGAGCCCGTACGGCCGCGACGGCGGGCCCTGGCCGGGAGTGATCGACGATGTTCCCGCTGCCTTCAAGCCCTTCGTCGAGGACCCGGCGTTCACCGACGAGGACGGCGTCCCCGTGGTGACGGCCTGCTTGTGGCGTGAGGCGAAGGACGATCGGTGGCACCACGGCACGATCGACTTCCCGTCGAACCACGTCGACCCTGACGGGGCGACGGGTCTGTTCCAGCTACTGGTCGACCGATCACCCGAAGCGTTCCAGAGCTTCGCCGAGGACTATTACGAGGTCTCCGTGGATCTGGGAGCGGTGCGTGACCTGTATGCCTTGCGGCCGCTGGATCAGGAGCTCGTGTCGTTGTTGAACGTGGAGGTCACCCTGGCGGACCTGGCCGAAGACATCTCCGGAATCGGCTATCCGCAGGCCCGTTGAGAATCGATCCGCCTGCCCGCCGGCACGTTTTGCCGGCGGGCTGCGCCGGGCGGGCCGTCCTCTAGCTCACCGTTCGGGGCAGGCGCAGGCTCAGCAGGCCCGTCAGCAGGATCAGGCCCATCATCGCCAGCAGGGTGACCGTCAGCGCGTACCCCATGCCCTGGGAGGTCGTCAGGCTCAGGAACAGCGTCCCCAGCGTGGCCACCCCCAGCGCCAGCGACGCCTGCTGCGCCGTGACCATCACGCCGCTGCCCACACCCGCCCGCTCGGGCGGTACGTCGGAGAGCACGATGCGGAACAGGTTCGGCAGCTGGAGGCCGCCGCCCAGGCCCGCCACGGCCACCCCCGGCAGCAGGTCCAGCGCGCTGACCGACGGCCAGTCCTGCCAGACGCGCAGGGCCAGCAGTCCCAGCCCGGTGAGCTGGATCGCCGCACCGACCGTCAGTACGCGCGTGCCGTAGCGCGCGAGCAGCCGCGGACCCGCCAGCGACGCCGCGAAGAACGTCACCGCCAGGGGCACCAGCGCCAGCCCCGACCCGACCGCGCTCATGTGCAGGCCCTGCTGGAGCCCGATCGCGAGGACGAACATGAACCCGCCGAAGCAGATCGCGAACGGCACGGTCAGGCCCACCCCGCGCCGCAGCGAGACCAGCCGGAACAGGCTCGGCGGCAGCAGCGGTATCCGCCCCTGCCGGTCCTCGCGCCGCTCCACCCACAGGAACGCCGCCGTGGCCACCGGGAAGGCGCCCAGCGTGATCCAGGTCCACAGCGGCCACCCCGCCGCGCGGCCCTCGGTCAGCGGTACGAGCAGCGTCACCAGGGCCGTGGTCAGCAGCAGCGTGCCCGGTACGTCGATCGGCGCGGGCTGCTGGGACTTGGTCTCCGGCACCGTACGGAACGCCAGGAAGAGACCGATCAGCGCGACCGGTACGTTCACCAGGAAGATCGCCCGCCAGCCGCTCCCGCCGATGTCCGCCGCCACCAGCACGCCGCCCAGGATCTGGCCCGCCACCATGGAGAGCCCCGCGGTCGCGCCGTACAGGCTGAGCGCCTTCGCCCGCCGCTCCCCGGCCGTCGTCGCGTGGATGGTGGCCAGCACCTGCGGCAGCATCAGCGCCGCCGCCGCGCCTTGGGCCACCCGCGCGCCCACCAGCGTCCAAGCGTCGGGCGCCAGACCGCAGGCCAGCGAGGTGATGCCGAAGGCCGCGATGCCCGCGATGAACAGGCGCCGGCGGCCGAGCGTGTCGCCGAGCCGACCGCCGAGGACGAGGAGGACGGCGTACGCGACGCCGTAACCGGCCACGACCAGTTCGAGCAGGGCGGGGCCCGCCGACAGGTCCTTGTCGATCGTCGGCAGGGCGACGTTGACGATGAAGAAGTCGATCAGGGGAAGGGCCGCTCCGAGCAGGACGGTGAACAGGCCGAGGCTGCCGAGGACCGGGCCGTGGTCGTGGATCACCGGACCGGGAGAGGAAGCGGAGGTGGAGGAAGAAGGGGAAGCGGGAGGGGCCGTGGCCGGAACACCGGACTGCGGACGGGATGCTGTACTCACGGAAGCCAGACTCACCCTGTTGGAAGCCTGGTACCAGAGTGTCTTTATCCTGGTACAAGGAGTACCTGGCAATGGGCTGAGGCCTCCTGCAACCTGGAGGAATGGCAACGATGGTGCAGGAAAGTGGCACGACGCCCTCCGGCGGACCCGACGTGGCATCCGACGGGCCCGACGTGACACCCGACGCGACACCCGACGGGCAGCCCCTCCGCGAGCCCGACATCCGCCGCCACGAACTGGCCGGCTTCCTCCGCAGCCGCCGCGAGCGCATCCTGCCCGAGCAGGTCGGCCTCCCGCGCGGCATCCGCCGGCGCACGCCGGGCCTGCGCCGCGAAGAGGTCGCCCAGCTCTCCGCCGTGGGCGTCACCTGGTACACGTGGCTCGAACAGGCCAGGCCCATCCAGGTCTCCGCCCAGGTCCTCGACGCCCTCTCCCGTGCCCTGCTCCTCGACCGCAGCGAGCGCGCCCACCTCTTCGCCCTGGCCGGCGCCGTGGACCCCGCGCCCGGCACGCCGTGCGCCACCATCACCCCCGCCGTACGGTCGATGCTGGAGCGCCTGGAGCCGTTCCCGGCCTGCGTGCAGAACAGCCGGTACGACATCCTCGCGTACAACCGCACCTACGCCCTGATGATGCGCGACATGGACGCCCTGGCACCCGAGGACCGCAACTGCATCTGGCTCGCCTTCACCGACGCGCAGTGGCAGGCCTCCCTGATGAACCCCCGGGAGACCAAGCGGACGCTCGTGGCCCGCTTCCGCTCCGACATGGCCGAGCACCTCGCCGAGCCGCCGTGGAAGGCGCTGCTCGCGCGGCTGCGGAACGCGTCGCCGGAGTTCCGCGAGATCTGGGAGCGCCACGAGGTGATCGGCAACACGACCCGGAGCAAGCGATTCGTGAACGCGCGCGTCGGGACGCTCAACGTCGTCCACACGAACCTCTGGCTCGGGCCGACGGCCGGGTCCCGGCTGGTCAGTTACGTCCCCGAGGACGAGGAGACGCGGGCCCGGCTGGAGAAGCTCCTGACCCTGAAGACGCTGGAGGCGCGCCAGCCGGCGGCACTCTGACGGTACGGGCGCGGGCGGGGCCTGCGGGCGCGGGGACGAGGGTGGGTCCTACGGACGCGGGGACGAGGGCGGGTCCTACGGACGCGGGGACGAGGGTGGGTCCTACGGACGCGGGCAGACCGCGTCTCAGGCCCGCGACCCCGCCGCCGACGTCCGGTCGTCCGGCGACGGGTCCAGCTTCCGCGCCGTACGTACGGCCGTCCCGCGCGCCCACGTCCCGCTGCTCAGCAACCCCACCACCAGCACCGCCGCCCCGCACCCCGTGATGATCCACCACGCCGGCCGGCTCGCGTCCGCGAACTCGCGCGCCCCGGCCGCCGAGGCCATCCGGCCCGTGGCGGACAGCGCCACCCCGCCCGCCAGTACGGCCCCGATCACCGCGACGCCCAGCGTCTGCCCGATCTGACGGCTCGTCGACGCGACGGCGGCGGCCACCCCCGCCTGGGAATTGGGCATGCCGGAGACGGCGGTGTTCGTGATCGGCGCGTTCACCATGCCGAAGCCGATGCCGAAGATCACGTACCCGGTGAAGAGCAGCGGAGTGTGCTGCTCCGCCTTGAACGCGGCGAACAGCACCCCGCTCGCCGTCATCGCGATCCCGGCGACCAGCAGCGACAGCCGCGGCCCCCGGTTGCCGACCAGCCGCCCGGACAGCGGGGCGCACAGGAAGGTCATGGCCGCCATCGGCAGGATGTACAGCCCGGCCTTGAGCGCC includes these proteins:
- a CDS encoding TetR/AcrR family transcriptional regulator encodes the protein MTTETLTAERILEATEEVLRRYGPAKATVVDVARLLGVSHGSVYRHFRTKAALREAVTQRWLERTEITLESITDAITPGGAEKLRGWLMALFEAKRHKAGDDPELFATYDTLARENSGVTETHLSILTSQLTRIVEEGVRAGEFTAPDPHRVAVAVFAATARFHDPTYAPEWQKPSMDDEFSAVCDLVVRGLRT
- a CDS encoding aldo/keto reductase encodes the protein MTSSEKTTPVTTPASGTPSPVPTRRLGSTGPQVSALGLGAMGMSALYEGGDRAESLATLHAALDAGVTLIDTGDFYGMGSNEMLINEALRTAPAGARERAVISVKFGGMRDPDNGWGPVDGRPAAVRNFAAYSLQRLGTDHIDIYRIARVDPAVPVEETVGAIAELVQAGHVRHIGLSEAGADTLRRAASVAPISDLQIEYSLISRGIEDTILPTARELGIGITAYGVLSRGLISGHFTPDRELAATDFRAISPRFQGENLRHNLDLVESLRKVAEQKGVTVAQTAIAWVLSRGEDIVPLVGARHRDRLAESLGALTVTLDADDLAAIERAVPAGAAQGDRYPSSQMAHLDSEH
- a CDS encoding DUF6243 family protein; amino-acid sequence: MAKSRNNLLGVGGQRKKLSRADQQGNGPARNADRAVAADQKQELLRKMRERAAGGEDQQADGAEGAAGGAAETETPAS
- a CDS encoding enoyl-CoA hydratase/isomerase family protein, whose protein sequence is MTQLTLTRSSASLWRVSIENPPVNLVGSQFIIELRAILEAAENDPDLAVILFESADPDYFLAHWDLADDGSALAGQPPLVEGLTPFTDVLVRLSKVPALTVSAIRGRARGAGSEFVLATDIRFASRERAVLGQFEVTAGAIPGGGGVARLPRLVGRGRALEIMAGGEDFDGELAERYGYVNRAVPDAEFEAFVDAFVTRVSGFSVSTIRELKSEVDPRTLPEEAELAAQARLFLAALATPEVREWVRQSFENGLQQAGPFEEKLAEYSARYAPKR
- a CDS encoding MFS transporter; translated protein: MIHDHGPVLGSLGLFTVLLGAALPLIDFFIVNVALPTIDKDLSAGPALLELVVAGYGVAYAVLLVLGGRLGDTLGRRRLFIAGIAAFGITSLACGLAPDAWTLVGARVAQGAAAALMLPQVLATIHATTAGERRAKALSLYGATAGLSMVAGQILGGVLVAADIGGSGWRAIFLVNVPVALIGLFLAFRTVPETKSQQPAPIDVPGTLLLTTALVTLLVPLTEGRAAGWPLWTWITLGAFPVATAAFLWVERREDRQGRIPLLPPSLFRLVSLRRGVGLTVPFAICFGGFMFVLAIGLQQGLHMSAVGSGLALVPLAVTFFAASLAGPRLLARYGTRVLTVGAAIQLTGLGLLALRVWQDWPSVSALDLLPGVAVAGLGGGLQLPNLFRIVLSDVPPERAGVGSGVMVTAQQASLALGVATLGTLFLSLTTSQGMGYALTVTLLAMMGLILLTGLLSLRLPRTVS
- a CDS encoding helix-turn-helix transcriptional regulator, translated to MATMVQESGTTPSGGPDVASDGPDVTPDATPDGQPLREPDIRRHELAGFLRSRRERILPEQVGLPRGIRRRTPGLRREEVAQLSAVGVTWYTWLEQARPIQVSAQVLDALSRALLLDRSERAHLFALAGAVDPAPGTPCATITPAVRSMLERLEPFPACVQNSRYDILAYNRTYALMMRDMDALAPEDRNCIWLAFTDAQWQASLMNPRETKRTLVARFRSDMAEHLAEPPWKALLARLRNASPEFREIWERHEVIGNTTRSKRFVNARVGTLNVVHTNLWLGPTAGSRLVSYVPEDEETRARLEKLLTLKTLEARQPAAL